Proteins from a genomic interval of Lolium perenne isolate Kyuss_39 chromosome 1, Kyuss_2.0, whole genome shotgun sequence:
- the LOC127299072 gene encoding protein CHUP1, chloroplastic, producing the protein MLVRLGFVVLATFAAFTLKRGKGPNKDNGQASKRKDRARGSEHGEKEEEAEEVKTISGIINSAPSVDDDDDDMFSEIESLLGGEIDIPIPSDRFDVKERSRYNAHMANNAAEMERLRSLVQELEEREVKLEGELLEYYGLKEQETDVTELQKQLKIKTVEVDMLNITISSLQAERKKLQEDVVRGAAAKKELEASRTRIKELQRQIQMEANQTKGQLMLLKQQVMGLKAKEEEVAKKDAEIERKLKKLKDLEVEVLELRRKNKELLYEKRDLMVKLDAAQGKITESDVVAHARDEINNLRHTNEDLTKQVEGLQMNRFSEVEELVYLRWVNACLRFELRNYQIPSGKMSARDLNRTLSPKSQERAKQLMLEYGSERGQGDTDLDSAPSSAPSSPRSEDFDTMSIDSSSSRYSFLSKRPNLMQKLKKWGRSKDDSSYLSSPTRSLTSGSPKRSQKPKGPLESLMIRNAGDGISITTFGKREQDSNEMDDANIASSFQLMSKTVEGFADEKYPAYKDRHKLATEREKAVKEKAEQARAQRFGGGYSSALVPSPRAALPPKLAQIKEKKVPAANVESGEQSSDNQNNPLAVTQLKLAQIEKRAPRVPRPPPTASAVASGATNTAGGAPLPPRPPGGPPPPPPPPGRPGGPPPPPPPPGSLSKSVAGGDKVHRAPEVVEFYQSLMKREAKNTTSLGSKTSNVSDNRSNMIGEIENRSTFLLAVKADVETQGDFVESLAGEVRAARFVNIDDVVAFVHWLDEELSFLVDERAVLKHFDWPESKTDALREAAFEYTDLQKLENKATSFADDPKVPCEEALKKMYSLLEKVEQSVYALLRTRDMTSARYKEYGIPVDWLSDSGKVGKIKLASVQLAKKYMERVASELDAMQGTEKEHNREFLLLQGVRFAFRVHQFAGGFDADSMKVFEELRSKMSTQAPAPPPSET; encoded by the exons ATGCTTGTGCGATTGGGATTCGTGGTCTTAGCAACCTTCGCGGCGTTTACCCTTAAGAGAGGGAAGGGGCCTAACAAAG ACAATGGCCAAGCAAGCAAGAGGAAGGATAGGGCTCGGGGTTCTGAACAT GGGGAGAAAGAAGAAGAGGCGGAAGAGGTTAAGACGATCAGCGGCATAATCAACTCGGCTCCATcggtggatgatgatgatgacgacatgTTCTCAGAGATCGAGAGCCTGCTGGGTGGGGAGATCGACATCCCGATACCGAGCGACAGGTTCGACGTCAAGGAGCGGTCACGGTACAACGCCCACATGGCGAACAACGCGGCCGAGATGGAGAGGCTGCGAAGCCTGGTGCAGGAGCTGGAGGAGAGGGAGGTGAAGCTCGAGGGAGAGCTGCTGGAGTACTATGGCCTCAAGGAGCAGGAGACCGACGTCACCGAGCTGCAGAAGCAGCTCAAGATCAAGACGGTGGAGGTCGACATGCTCAACATCACCATCAGCTCGCTGCAGGCAGAGAGGAAGAAGCTGCAGGAGGACGTTGTCCGAGGCGCAGCAGCCAAGAAAGAGCTCGAGGCGTCGAGGACCAGGATCAAGGAGCTGCAGCGCCAGATACAGATGGAGGCGAACCAGACGAAAGGCCAGCTGATGCTGCTGAAGCAACAGGTCATGGGGCTGAAGGCCAAGGAAGAGGAGGTGGCCAAGAAGGACGCGGAGATCGAACGGAAGCTCAAGAAGCTCAAGGATTTGGAAGTGGAGGTCCTTGAGCTGAGGAGGAAGAACAAGGAGCTGCTGTATGAGAAGAGGGATCTCATGGTGAAGCTGGATGCAGCACAAGGGAAAATAACAGAG AGTGATGTGGTTGCCCATGCAAGAGATGAGATTAACAACTTGCGACATACAAATGAGGACCTCACAAAGCAAGTGGAAGGCCTACAGATGAACAGATTCAGTGAAGTAGAAGAGTTGGTGTACCTGCGGTGGGTCAATGCTTGTCTGCGATTCGAGCTCCGCAACTACCAGATACCATCAGGAAAAATGTCTGCCCGTGACCTCAACAGGACGCTTAGCCCAAAATCACAGGAGAGGGCTAAACAGCTAATGTTGGAATATGGGTCTGAACGAGGCCAGGGTGACACTGACCTTGATAGTGCTCCTTCTTCTGCACCTTCTTCCCCCAGAAGCGAAGACTTCGACACTATGTCAATTGACAGTTCTTCCAGCAGATACAGCTTCCTAAGCAAAAGGCCCAATCTGATGCAAAAACTCAAGAAGTGGGGGAGGAGCAAGGATGACAGCAGCTATTTATCATCGCCGACACGGTCCCTGACCAGTGGCTCTCCAAAGAGGAGCCAGAAACCAAAGGGCCCCTTGGAATCTCTCATGATCAGAAATGCAGGAGATGGTATCTCCATTACAACGTTTGGAAAGAGGGAGCAAGATTCCAATGAAATGGATGACGCGAAtattgcatcttcattccaattgATGTCAAAGACTGTCGAAGGTTTTGCTGATGAGAAGTATCCCGCTTACAAAGACAGGCATAAGCTTGCTACAGAACGGGAGAAGGCGGTCAAAGAGAAGGCTGAGCAAGCTAGAGCACAAAGGTTCGGTGGTGGCTATAGCTCAGCTCTAGTACCATCTCCAAGAGCTGCACTCCCACCAAAACTTGCTCAAATAAAGGAGAAGAAGGTCCCTGCAGCTAATGTTGAATCCGGCGAGCAATCTAGTGATAACCAGAACAATCCCCTGGCGGTAACCCAGTTGAAGCTTGCCCAAATTGAGAAGAGAGCTCCAAGAGTCCCCCGTCCACCTCCCACCGCATCAGCTGTTGCTTCAGGAGCTACCAACACTGCAGGCGGAGCACCGCTGCCGCCACGTCCACCAGGtggacctcctcctccaccaccacctcctgggAGACCTGGtggtccgccgcctccaccaccacctcctggtTCTCTATCCAAGAGTGTTGCCGGTGGTGACAAGGTACACCGTGCTCCGGAGGTTGTGGAGTTCTACCAGAGTCTGATGAAACGTGAAGCTAAGAACACAACTTCTTTGGGATCAAAAACATCAAATGTTTCTGATAACAGAAGCAACATGATCGGAGAGATTGAGAACAGATCAACGTTCCTCTTAGCA GTCAAAGCTGATGTGGAGACACAAGGAGATTTTGTTGAGTCGCTAGCAGGTGAAGTCCGAGCAGCAAGATTCGTGAACATTGATGATGTTGTTGCATTTGTACATTGGCTGGATGAGGAGTTATCTTTCTTG GTTGATGAGCGAGCGGTGCTAAAGCATTTTGATTGGCCAGAGAGCAAAACTGATGCATTAAGAGAGGCTGCTTTCGAGTATACGGATCTGCAAAAATTAGAAAACAAGGCTACATCATTTGCCGACGATCCCAAAGTTCCATGTGAAGAAGCTCTTAAGAAGATGTATTCGCTGCTTGAAAA AGTGGAGCAGAGTGTTTATGCACTTCTTCGTACAAGAGACATGACCAGCGCACGCTACAAGGAGTATGGAATACCAGTTGACTGGCTATCGGATTCTGGAAAAGTTGGCAAG ATCAAACTGGCATCAGTTCAGCTGGCAAAGAAGTATATGGAGAGGGTTGCCTCAGAGCTCGATGCAATGCAAGGCACTGAGAAAGAGCACAACAGAGAGTTCTTGCTTCTCCAGGGTGTCAGATTCGCTTTCCGGGTTCATCAG TTTGCTGGAGGCTTCGACGCGGACAGCATGAAAGTTTTTGAGGAGCTGAGGAGCAAGATGAGCACACAGGCACCCGCTCCGCCGCCATCGGAAACATAA